The Candidatus Hydrogenedentota bacterium genome includes a window with the following:
- a CDS encoding glycosyltransferase family 1 protein — translation MDTLYDGLCQVLGAENVVEYPWKPTLHGQNKEAAVSYPCWFEYPGKPRSADEIVGELRAGRFDLIVFADFVQMNKQDDVLRMLDAAPDVPVAVYDPWDDGSATQDVAKTYLGGRAIAAYFKREMLACLDYGPNAFPLPFGYPDRHVPKTVNGNRATDLFWAGKRLFGTRSLYLDHLHGVLGRSLDQKLSQEEYRRAIAGARIGLSFFGFGFDTVRYWELAAHGCMILAERPLIRIPFNFVEGESAVFFDDLPELEEKLAYYLAHEDEADRIGKAGREHFLNHHTTSARARQFLGTIENLLLDLPH, via the coding sequence ATGGACACGCTGTACGACGGCCTCTGCCAGGTGTTGGGCGCGGAGAATGTCGTCGAGTATCCGTGGAAACCGACGCTGCACGGTCAGAATAAAGAAGCGGCGGTCAGCTATCCGTGCTGGTTCGAGTATCCGGGAAAGCCGCGATCGGCGGACGAGATCGTAGGCGAATTGCGCGCCGGCCGGTTTGACCTGATTGTCTTCGCCGATTTCGTCCAGATGAACAAACAGGACGACGTGTTGCGCATGCTCGATGCCGCGCCGGATGTGCCCGTAGCCGTGTACGACCCGTGGGACGACGGGAGCGCGACGCAGGATGTGGCGAAGACCTATCTCGGCGGCCGCGCGATTGCGGCGTATTTTAAGAGGGAGATGCTGGCATGCCTGGACTACGGTCCAAACGCATTTCCCCTGCCCTTCGGATATCCGGACCGGCACGTGCCGAAAACGGTTAACGGGAATCGGGCAACGGACCTCTTCTGGGCGGGCAAACGGTTGTTTGGGACGCGTTCGCTCTACCTCGACCATCTGCACGGCGTCCTCGGGAGATCGTTGGACCAAAAACTTTCGCAGGAAGAATACCGGCGCGCCATTGCCGGCGCCCGCATCGGATTGTCCTTCTTCGGCTTCGGCTTTGACACCGTCCGCTACTGGGAACTCGCCGCCCACGGCTGCATGATACTCGCCGAACGTCCGCTGATACGCATACCGTTCAATTTCGTCGAGGGCGAATCGGCGGTCTTCTTCGATGACCTGCCCGAGTTGGAAGAGAAGTTGGCGTACTACCTCGCGCACGAGGACGAAGCAGACCGAATCGGAAAGGCTGGCCGTGAACATTTCCTGAACCATCATACGACGTCGGCGCGGGCGCGGCAGTTTTTGGGAACGATCGAGAATTTGCTGCTCGACTTGCCACACTGA
- a CDS encoding XRE family transcriptional regulator, translated as MSKKHMGSSIDDFLKDEGIFEEAQAQAIKEVVAWQLAEAMKKKNISKNKMAALLKTSRTQVDRLLDPKNDITLSSLQRAAAMVGRRVSIELV; from the coding sequence ATGAGCAAGAAACACATGGGATCGAGCATTGATGACTTCCTCAAGGATGAGGGCATCTTTGAAGAAGCCCAGGCGCAGGCGATTAAGGAAGTCGTCGCATGGCAACTTGCCGAGGCCATGAAGAAAAAGAATATTTCCAAGAACAAGATGGCCGCGCTGCTCAAGACGAGCCGCACCCAAGTTGATAGGCTGCTTGACCCCAAAAACGATATCACCCTCTCAAGCCTACAACGCGCCGCGGCAATGGTCGGCCGCCGCGTCTCGATCGAACTGGTTTAG
- a CDS encoding AAA family ATPase — translation MSGHTIEGRPLKLAQYLREFVGLRTTTVRDVQQYESVLWFSEMPHDRDCRSGVWEDGRDSSDPWLEVKKQSFEKTPVPPEHLLAWLDQAELRTATVAPPTLRASALLVDENAEHGDGEPAPLTVHNLEDHPEVVEAYERYRPKWEAWSEQQRRRESIQRVYAELFRLHTQLRKQSEIVEVVLGLGLLNWRVKLKASEISVRRHVVVANVEIEFEPAEGVIRLLPPGDGAKLRIEDDMLEAELRPERSHYDVVLTQLEEIGDDIWDRSRIDTALRVWSGALSADSQYFADTKEHASTGNSPCMTFAPALILRKRTQSGMVKVYDALISQLTDDSLEIPKAWLSLTDDIPDESDSKASAQPDSGGGLQSPHVVYFPLAANREQRRIVEAIDRRRGVLVQGPPGTGKSHTIANLISHLLATGKRVLVTAETGRALGVLKGMLPPEIQSLCVSLLGQGGDSFAELNLAIQGITTRQASYNPSEYKDKIADIESDLDEARRRQAKTLDEIRSLRADETVTHSVAGGEYRGSASAIAHRVALESSELGWLQPPEDSDDDPPLSSELLKAWLQFRRRYSDEDARDAQLTIPQTSELPDPQGFARAVADACDAAVAYEQGAVCRSHPAYGPISAVSESGRKQLEDAIRILEKRRVTFEQDEGNWASSALTDLLSGRRAKWTTLLHLSQEKLPTVQLLLDKVGTRFVKLSDGFEPRKVRSDAGAALAYLRSGGAWKQLLVLTPGELKGRLYLKDSVLVDGIGASDVEKLQTVCDHLDLEFALEELLGAWAEVESSPPTSIRKGLVAALKEREDRLAQCFKYADECGRVSQAMRGANPPIPIPNWLNGQAKEWLELISATSLEVRLKHANEIANFAAQSLIAYRHLHNVHPVVKTLAQAVEKRDTHAYSESYANLQALETTRADLQKRNEIESDLNRFAPRLTKTVSESVSDSIWDVRFEKWEQAWRWARANAWLEHRSNFEYQRKLWKRCHEIEREIGQLVAEIAALRAWMHFFDRLTQREAAALRSWREAVKAMGKGTGKSARMARLRREARQYMDACRDAIPVWIMPRYLVAEMVNPTPERYDVLIVDEASQLGIESLFLFYLAKKIVVVGDDQQISPYGVGIADDAVDGLQRHFLDGMPHRHALSPQSSLYGNAKIRFSHNIVLREHFRCMPEIIQFSNDLCYASNGTPLDPLRAYPANRLQPLVLRHVADGYREGSTQYAQNPPEADAIISQIVACLDDPRYAGRTMGVISLQGDAQARLIERKMLQILDPEIIEERRLICGDAYAFQGDERDVIFLSMVAAPGDTRIGALTDDSARQRFNVAVSRARDQLWLFHTATLDVLSNRCMRYRLLGYMENPSRVVLGDDGQKFDSQFERDVFEHIIHQGFHVRTQVGVGDTTNHRYRIDLVVEGMQGRLAVECDGDQWHGLERYEQDMARQRDLERAGWHFARIRGGDFYRDQERAMSQVWTELDRLGIKPGGIDETLAAPPHPKNTEELEIELSDPADVDADQDIPEPDNLESTQQSEIPGLNDEVSMQEQPERQQAETEPMPQAPAGDVSEDQPSLFSAQACAAVCPTDQAPYVNFNGEVGPDPRDASPARVADGLCRIVSIEGPMLAKRAYDIYLRGTGIKRMGGELKRTMNRALQLAIRSGRIVKEDEYEKGGLVYSIIRPAGTPQIRLRTRGPRDFEEIPPSEVQLVARMLAKSEGLEPKSDAHLRAVLDHFDLKRLTVQVGTALLDILGRQYAYVDDIIGEELE, via the coding sequence ATGAGCGGCCACACAATAGAAGGCCGCCCGCTGAAATTGGCCCAGTACCTCAGGGAGTTTGTGGGTCTAAGGACGACAACGGTTCGCGACGTGCAACAATATGAGTCGGTCCTATGGTTCAGTGAAATGCCACACGATAGAGACTGCCGGAGCGGTGTATGGGAGGACGGTCGAGATTCCAGCGACCCGTGGCTTGAAGTAAAAAAGCAGAGCTTCGAGAAGACGCCGGTACCTCCTGAGCACTTACTGGCGTGGCTTGATCAAGCGGAACTACGCACGGCGACTGTTGCGCCGCCGACACTTCGAGCTAGTGCCCTTCTCGTCGACGAAAATGCTGAACACGGCGATGGCGAGCCAGCACCGCTCACTGTTCATAATCTTGAAGATCACCCGGAGGTTGTGGAGGCATACGAACGGTATCGTCCCAAGTGGGAGGCATGGTCCGAGCAGCAACGCCGTCGAGAGAGTATTCAGCGAGTCTACGCCGAGTTGTTTCGTCTTCATACCCAGCTTCGGAAACAAAGCGAGATCGTCGAAGTAGTACTTGGACTTGGACTGTTGAATTGGCGCGTAAAACTCAAGGCGTCGGAGATAAGTGTTCGACGTCATGTGGTTGTTGCAAACGTCGAAATTGAATTTGAACCGGCAGAGGGAGTAATTCGCTTATTACCGCCAGGTGATGGAGCCAAATTGCGAATCGAGGACGATATGTTGGAGGCAGAGCTTCGTCCCGAGCGCTCGCACTACGATGTCGTACTCACACAACTTGAGGAAATCGGCGACGACATTTGGGACCGATCACGGATTGATACAGCCCTCCGAGTGTGGTCTGGCGCCCTTAGTGCAGACTCCCAGTATTTCGCAGACACAAAAGAGCACGCCAGCACCGGCAATAGTCCGTGTATGACCTTTGCTCCGGCGCTCATTCTGCGTAAGCGAACTCAGTCAGGAATGGTCAAAGTTTACGATGCGCTTATCAGTCAATTGACAGACGACTCGCTAGAGATTCCCAAGGCTTGGCTTAGTCTAACGGACGATATCCCTGACGAATCGGACTCAAAGGCTTCGGCCCAACCAGATTCCGGAGGCGGACTACAATCGCCTCACGTCGTCTATTTTCCGTTGGCCGCAAACAGAGAACAACGACGCATTGTCGAAGCGATTGACCGTCGCCGCGGTGTGCTTGTTCAGGGGCCGCCGGGCACCGGTAAAAGCCATACCATTGCAAATCTTATTAGTCACCTGCTTGCGACCGGAAAGCGAGTACTAGTAACCGCTGAGACCGGTCGTGCTCTCGGCGTTTTGAAGGGCATGCTCCCTCCAGAAATCCAGTCGCTTTGCGTCAGCCTTCTCGGACAGGGCGGGGACTCCTTTGCAGAGCTAAATCTGGCAATCCAGGGGATCACCACTCGCCAAGCGTCATACAACCCATCGGAGTACAAAGATAAAATCGCGGACATTGAAAGCGATTTGGATGAGGCCCGTCGTCGTCAAGCAAAGACGCTGGATGAAATACGAAGTCTCCGGGCGGACGAGACTGTAACGCATTCGGTCGCAGGCGGCGAATACCGCGGCAGCGCGTCCGCAATCGCGCATAGGGTAGCTTTAGAGTCAAGCGAACTTGGTTGGCTTCAACCTCCCGAGGATTCCGACGATGATCCACCGCTTTCAAGTGAATTGCTCAAGGCCTGGCTCCAGTTTCGTCGTCGATATTCGGACGAAGATGCGCGTGACGCCCAATTGACCATTCCGCAGACGAGCGAGCTCCCAGATCCGCAAGGTTTCGCACGCGCGGTAGCGGATGCGTGCGATGCTGCAGTGGCGTATGAACAAGGAGCTGTTTGTCGTTCGCATCCGGCTTATGGGCCAATTAGTGCCGTCTCCGAGTCCGGCCGCAAACAGCTGGAAGACGCGATTAGGATTCTTGAGAAACGGCGCGTGACTTTCGAACAAGATGAAGGGAACTGGGCTTCAAGCGCCTTGACCGATCTGCTTTCAGGCAGAAGGGCGAAGTGGACAACACTACTTCATCTTAGCCAAGAAAAACTGCCGACCGTTCAACTTTTGCTCGATAAAGTCGGAACAAGATTCGTCAAACTTTCCGATGGATTTGAACCTCGAAAGGTGCGAAGCGATGCAGGTGCTGCACTGGCTTACCTGCGTAGTGGAGGAGCGTGGAAACAACTGCTTGTTTTGACACCGGGGGAACTAAAGGGCCGACTCTATCTCAAAGACTCCGTATTGGTTGACGGTATTGGGGCAAGTGATGTCGAGAAATTGCAGACCGTCTGCGACCATCTTGATCTTGAATTCGCGTTGGAGGAGCTACTCGGTGCATGGGCGGAGGTCGAATCGTCTCCGCCGACGAGCATCCGCAAAGGATTGGTCGCAGCATTGAAAGAACGAGAAGACCGACTAGCTCAATGTTTCAAGTATGCGGATGAGTGCGGTCGTGTTTCACAGGCCATGCGCGGAGCAAACCCGCCGATTCCCATTCCAAATTGGCTTAACGGGCAGGCAAAAGAGTGGCTTGAGCTTATCAGTGCAACATCACTTGAGGTACGCCTTAAACATGCAAACGAAATTGCGAACTTCGCCGCGCAGTCCCTGATCGCCTATCGACACCTGCATAATGTCCACCCGGTGGTCAAAACTCTTGCCCAGGCCGTTGAAAAGAGAGATACGCACGCCTACAGCGAATCGTATGCGAACCTCCAGGCGCTGGAAACGACGCGCGCGGACTTACAGAAACGAAATGAAATAGAAAGCGATCTTAATCGCTTCGCACCGCGCCTTACGAAGACAGTTTCTGAGAGCGTTAGCGATTCCATTTGGGATGTCAGATTTGAGAAGTGGGAACAGGCATGGCGTTGGGCTCGCGCAAACGCTTGGCTTGAGCATCGGTCAAACTTCGAGTATCAGCGAAAGCTTTGGAAACGCTGCCACGAAATCGAGCGCGAAATAGGTCAACTTGTGGCGGAAATTGCGGCGTTGCGTGCCTGGATGCATTTCTTTGACCGGCTGACGCAACGCGAAGCTGCGGCCTTGCGTAGCTGGCGGGAAGCCGTTAAGGCAATGGGTAAGGGAACTGGAAAGTCCGCCCGCATGGCCCGGCTGCGGCGGGAAGCGCGGCAATACATGGACGCCTGTCGCGATGCCATTCCCGTATGGATTATGCCGCGCTATTTAGTGGCGGAAATGGTAAATCCAACGCCGGAGCGGTACGACGTTCTCATCGTAGATGAAGCAAGCCAACTTGGGATTGAAAGTCTGTTTCTGTTCTACCTGGCCAAGAAAATTGTTGTCGTTGGAGACGACCAGCAGATTAGTCCCTACGGCGTGGGTATTGCGGATGACGCAGTCGACGGCTTGCAAAGGCACTTTCTTGATGGCATGCCACACCGTCACGCACTTTCACCTCAGAGCAGTCTTTATGGCAACGCCAAGATTCGATTCAGCCACAATATCGTCTTGCGGGAGCACTTCAGGTGCATGCCAGAGATCATCCAATTCTCTAACGACCTCTGCTATGCCAGCAACGGTACGCCTCTTGACCCACTGCGAGCTTATCCCGCAAATCGTCTGCAGCCCTTGGTTTTGCGGCATGTGGCAGATGGGTACCGGGAAGGATCGACTCAGTACGCACAGAATCCGCCCGAAGCCGACGCGATTATTTCCCAAATCGTCGCATGTCTTGACGACCCACGATACGCTGGCCGGACAATGGGGGTAATAAGCTTACAGGGCGATGCCCAGGCCAGATTGATCGAACGCAAGATGCTGCAGATTCTGGATCCCGAAATAATTGAAGAACGACGTCTCATCTGTGGCGACGCCTATGCATTTCAGGGTGACGAGCGAGACGTAATTTTCCTTAGCATGGTCGCAGCCCCAGGAGATACGCGTATCGGCGCGCTTACGGACGATTCCGCGCGGCAACGCTTCAACGTCGCCGTCAGCCGAGCACGTGACCAATTGTGGCTGTTCCACACTGCGACGCTAGACGTGTTAAGCAATAGATGTATGCGATACCGCCTGCTTGGCTATATGGAGAATCCTTCGAGGGTCGTCCTTGGGGATGACGGTCAGAAGTTCGATTCCCAATTCGAGCGCGACGTTTTTGAGCATATTATCCATCAGGGATTTCACGTCCGAACGCAGGTAGGTGTCGGCGACACAACAAACCATCGTTATCGTATCGATCTTGTAGTGGAAGGAATGCAGGGGCGTCTAGCTGTCGAGTGTGATGGGGATCAATGGCATGGCTTAGAGCGCTACGAGCAGGATATGGCGCGGCAACGCGACCTAGAACGCGCAGGTTGGCACTTTGCGCGCATTCGCGGTGGGGATTTCTACCGCGACCAGGAACGCGCCATGAGCCAAGTCTGGACAGAATTGGATCGCTTGGGAATTAAGCCCGGGGGAATTGACGAAACCTTGGCGGCTCCGCCGCATCCTAAGAATACAGAAGAATTGGAAATTGAACTTTCCGATCCGGCCGACGTCGACGCAGACCAAGACATACCCGAACCCGACAACCTAGAGTCGACCCAACAGAGCGAAATCCCGGGCTTAAATGACGAGGTTTCTATGCAAGAGCAGCCCGAAAGGCAGCAAGCAGAAACCGAACCCATGCCACAAGCACCTGCTGGCGATGTCTCGGAAGACCAACCGTCACTGTTTTCGGCTCAGGCATGTGCGGCGGTGTGCCCTACAGACCAGGCACCATATGTGAATTTCAACGGGGAGGTTGGCCCTGACCCTCGGGATGCGTCGCCCGCGCGCGTGGCGGACGGGCTATGCCGGATCGTTAGCATTGAAGGTCCCATGCTTGCAAAACGCGCGTATGACATATACCTGCGCGGAACCGGCATCAAACGGATGGGAGGAGAGCTTAAGCGTACGATGAACCGGGCACTTCAGCTCGCTATTCGGAGTGGCAGAATTGTTAAGGAGGACGAATACGAGAAAGGTGGGCTCGTGTATTCAATTATTCGACCCGCAGGCACGCCACAGATTCGACTGCGGACGCGCGGCCCGAGAGACTTTGAGGAAATCCCCCCAAGCGAAGTGCAACTTGTCGCGCGCATGTTGGCCAAGAGTGAAGGCCTTGAGCCAAAGTCGGACGCCCATCTACGGGCCGTTTTGGATCACTTCGATCTGAAACGTCTTACGGTTCAAGTTGGAACCGCCCTGCTCGATATTCTCGGACGCCAGTACGCGTATGTAGATGACATTATTGGAGAAGAATTGGAATGA
- a CDS encoding aminotransferase class V-fold PLP-dependent enzyme produces MQLNDIVENESLRREAFPVAAERIFMAHAGVCPLPKVAVDAMNAFCARGSSGPQENAWSNGQVLRARQVAARLIGADADEIALLGPTALGLSLVANGMPWKPGDEVVFYPDDYPSNVYPWMSLAERGVKPVALRAERHGVITWEIVESALTPKTRLVSLASCNFLSGYRIDVDEIGQRLHERGILFCVDGIQTLGAFPMSMEHVDFLSADSHKWLLGPMAAGIVYVKREHQELLRPSLLGAWNVVSPGFVAQDAIRYESSARRYEPGALNVPGIIGMLASMELLLDCGIDAVGKRLLALRRALLERLRDLRFRAILDGMDSMDGMDNLREGPSGIVTVTHDDRDMKALFKHLDANGVTASLRQDRAGTTYIRFSPHFYNTVEEVDRVAELIADARV; encoded by the coding sequence ATGCAACTGAACGACATTGTAGAAAACGAATCGCTGCGGCGGGAAGCGTTTCCCGTGGCGGCGGAGCGGATATTCATGGCGCACGCGGGGGTGTGTCCGTTGCCGAAGGTGGCGGTGGACGCGATGAACGCGTTCTGCGCGCGCGGTTCATCGGGGCCGCAGGAGAATGCGTGGTCGAACGGGCAGGTGTTGCGGGCGCGGCAGGTGGCGGCGCGTCTCATCGGCGCGGACGCCGATGAGATTGCGCTGCTGGGGCCGACGGCGCTGGGGTTGAGTCTGGTTGCGAACGGGATGCCGTGGAAGCCGGGCGATGAAGTGGTCTTCTATCCCGATGATTATCCCTCGAACGTATATCCGTGGATGAGTCTGGCGGAGCGCGGCGTGAAGCCGGTTGCGTTGCGCGCGGAACGGCACGGCGTGATCACATGGGAAATTGTGGAGTCGGCGTTGACCCCGAAGACACGGCTGGTGAGTCTGGCGTCGTGCAATTTCTTGAGCGGGTATCGGATCGACGTGGACGAGATCGGACAGCGCCTGCACGAGCGCGGAATTCTGTTTTGCGTGGACGGGATTCAAACGCTGGGCGCATTTCCGATGTCGATGGAACACGTCGATTTCCTGAGCGCGGATTCGCACAAGTGGCTGCTCGGGCCGATGGCGGCCGGCATCGTCTATGTGAAACGCGAACATCAGGAGTTGTTGCGGCCGTCGCTGCTCGGCGCGTGGAACGTCGTGTCGCCTGGGTTCGTGGCACAGGACGCAATTCGATACGAGTCGAGCGCGCGGCGGTATGAGCCGGGCGCGCTGAACGTGCCAGGCATCATCGGTATGTTGGCGTCGATGGAGTTATTGTTGGATTGCGGAATCGATGCGGTTGGGAAGCGGCTGTTGGCGTTGCGGCGGGCATTGCTGGAGCGGCTGCGCGATTTGCGGTTTCGCGCGATATTGGACGGAATGGACAGTATGGACGGGATGGACAATTTGCGGGAGGGGCCGTCGGGGATTGTGACCGTGACGCATGACGATCGCGACATGAAAGCGCTGTTCAAGCACCTCGATGCGAACGGTGTTACGGCGTCGTTGCGACAGGACCGCGCGGGCACAACGTATATTCGTTTCTCGCCGCATTTCTACAATACGGTGGAGGAAGTGGATCGTGTGGCGGAATTGATCGCGGATGCGCGCGTATGA
- a CDS encoding MaoC family dehydratase: MPAREIHINDIKGLAGQEVGVSEWHEVTQAEINAFADATHDHQWIHVDVERAKKESPFGGPIAHGYYTLAIVPYLLDQVWTVTGISAGLNYGLGKLRYPAPVPIGSRVRLRVALNSVDDIPGGIQIHVTLTIEVEGGRKPAMVAEGIYRYYAA; encoded by the coding sequence ATGCCCGCCAGAGAAATTCACATCAATGACATCAAGGGTCTCGCCGGCCAGGAGGTCGGTGTATCCGAGTGGCACGAGGTCACGCAGGCGGAGATCAACGCGTTTGCCGACGCGACCCACGATCACCAGTGGATACACGTCGACGTCGAGCGCGCGAAGAAGGAATCGCCCTTCGGCGGCCCCATCGCGCACGGGTATTACACGCTGGCCATCGTGCCGTATCTGCTCGACCAGGTCTGGACCGTTACCGGAATCTCCGCCGGCCTCAACTACGGACTCGGTAAACTGCGCTATCCCGCGCCGGTCCCAATCGGCAGCCGCGTTCGGCTTCGCGTAGCGCTCAACTCGGTCGATGACATCCCCGGCGGCATTCAAATCCACGTAACATTGACCATCGAAGTGGAAGGCGGCCGAAAACCAGCAATGGTTGCGGAGGGCATCTACCGCTACTACGCCGCGTAA
- a CDS encoding acyl-CoA-binding protein, with protein MSDDLQAKFEQAAKDVTNLSAPPDNEAMLKLYGMYKQATKGDCTGARPGMLDFVGRAKFDAWKALEGTSQDAAKQQYIDYVNGLVAADKK; from the coding sequence ATGTCAGACGATCTTCAAGCCAAGTTCGAGCAAGCCGCAAAGGACGTTACGAACCTTTCGGCGCCGCCCGACAACGAAGCCATGCTGAAACTCTATGGCATGTACAAGCAGGCCACCAAGGGCGATTGCACCGGCGCGCGTCCGGGCATGCTCGATTTCGTCGGGCGCGCAAAGTTCGATGCCTGGAAGGCGCTCGAAGGCACGTCGCAAGACGCCGCCAAACAGCAATACATCGACTACGTCAACGGCCTTGTCGCCGCCGACAAGAAATAA
- the nagB gene encoding glucosamine-6-phosphate deaminase — translation MEVVIRPTHEDAAELTARFIANAIRRKPKLVLGLATGRTMETVYGILVRKHKEERLDFSLVETFNLDEYIGLPPDHPQSYRRYMREMLFSHVNIDLRNTHFPRGNAPDIDAECHRYESAIRDCGGICLQLLGIGRSGHIGFNEPLSAMFSRTRAKALTPATMAQNSPLFEDPNDMPRRAITMGVGTILEAKECILLATGDEKADVIAKAVEGPVTSMISASALQLHASCHVIVDEAAASKLQNKDYYRWIFDNEPDWDEFR, via the coding sequence ATGGAAGTCGTCATCCGTCCTACGCACGAGGACGCCGCGGAACTCACGGCGCGGTTCATCGCAAACGCGATTCGACGCAAACCGAAACTCGTGCTCGGGCTCGCGACCGGACGCACGATGGAGACGGTGTACGGCATCCTGGTCCGCAAGCATAAGGAAGAACGCCTCGATTTTTCCCTCGTCGAGACCTTCAACCTCGACGAATACATCGGGCTCCCGCCGGACCATCCGCAATCGTACCGCCGCTACATGCGCGAGATGCTCTTCAGCCACGTCAACATCGATCTGCGCAACACGCACTTCCCACGCGGCAACGCGCCCGACATCGACGCCGAATGCCATCGCTACGAATCCGCCATCCGCGACTGCGGCGGCATCTGCCTGCAACTTCTCGGCATCGGCCGCTCCGGACACATCGGGTTCAACGAACCACTCTCCGCGATGTTCTCCCGGACGCGCGCAAAAGCGCTGACCCCGGCGACCATGGCGCAGAACTCGCCCCTGTTTGAGGACCCGAACGATATGCCGCGCCGCGCCATCACCATGGGAGTCGGCACCATCCTCGAAGCGAAGGAGTGCATACTCCTCGCCACCGGCGATGAGAAGGCGGACGTGATTGCGAAGGCCGTCGAAGGTCCCGTCACCAGCATGATCTCCGCGTCGGCGCTGCAGCTCCACGCAAGCTGCCACGTGATCGTTGACGAAGCCGCCGCGTCGAAACTGCAAAACAAGGACTACTACCGCTGGATATTCGATAACGAACCCGACTGGGACGAATTCAGGTAG